A single window of Mycolicibacterium madagascariense DNA harbors:
- the fadE29 gene encoding acyl-CoA dehydrogenase FadE29, with the protein MFIDLTPEQRQLQAEMREYFTTLISPEEAAEMETDRHGKAYRAIIKRMGSDGKLGVGWPKEFGGLGFGPIEQQIFVNEAARADVPLPAVTLQTVGPTLQVYGTELQKKKFLPGILAGEIHFAIGYSEPEAGTDLASLRTSAVRQGDEYIVNGQKIWTTGGHDADYLWLAVRTDPEAVKHKGISILIVDTTDPGYSWTPIILSDGAHHTNATYFNDVRVPADMLVGEENAGWRLITTQLNHERVMLGPAGKVAGIYDHVHEWASKPGADGVTPIEQDDVRRLLGEIRAIWRINELLNWQVAAGAETIEVADAAATKVFGTERIQKVGRLAEEIVGKYGNPAEPATAELLEWLDSQTKRNLVITFGGGVNEVMREMIAASGLRVPRVPR; encoded by the coding sequence ATGTTCATCGACCTGACCCCCGAGCAGCGTCAGCTGCAGGCCGAGATGAGGGAGTACTTCACGACCCTCATCTCGCCGGAGGAAGCCGCCGAGATGGAGACCGACCGGCACGGCAAGGCCTACCGGGCCATCATCAAGCGGATGGGGTCTGACGGCAAGCTCGGCGTCGGCTGGCCAAAGGAGTTCGGCGGGTTGGGCTTTGGCCCCATCGAGCAGCAGATCTTCGTCAACGAGGCCGCCCGCGCCGACGTGCCGCTGCCCGCGGTGACGCTGCAGACCGTCGGGCCCACGCTGCAGGTGTACGGCACCGAACTGCAGAAGAAGAAGTTCCTGCCCGGTATCCTCGCCGGCGAGATCCACTTCGCGATCGGCTACTCCGAGCCGGAGGCGGGTACCGACCTCGCGTCGCTGCGGACCAGCGCGGTACGCCAGGGCGACGAGTACATCGTCAACGGACAGAAGATCTGGACCACCGGCGGTCACGATGCCGACTACCTGTGGCTGGCCGTGCGCACCGACCCGGAAGCCGTGAAGCACAAGGGCATTTCGATCCTCATCGTCGACACCACCGACCCCGGCTACTCCTGGACGCCGATCATCCTGTCCGACGGCGCGCACCACACCAACGCCACGTACTTCAACGACGTTCGGGTGCCCGCCGACATGCTGGTGGGCGAGGAGAACGCCGGGTGGCGGCTCATCACCACCCAGCTCAACCACGAGCGCGTCATGCTCGGACCCGCGGGCAAGGTGGCGGGCATCTACGACCACGTGCACGAGTGGGCCTCCAAGCCCGGCGCCGACGGCGTCACGCCCATCGAGCAGGACGACGTGCGCCGACTGCTCGGCGAGATTCGCGCGATCTGGCGGATCAACGAACTACTCAACTGGCAGGTCGCCGCGGGCGCCGAGACCATCGAGGTCGCCGACGCCGCAGCCACCAAAGTCTTTGGCACCGAACGCATTCAGAAGGTCGGGCGGCTGGCCGAGGAGATCGTCGGCAAGTACGGCAACCCCGCCGAGCCGGCGACCGCGGAGCTCTTGGAATGGCTCGACTCGCAGACCAAGCGCAATCTGGTCATCACCTTCGGTGGCGGCGTCAACGAGGTGATGCGGGAGATGATTGCGGCGTCGGGGCTCAGGGTTCCGCGGGTGCCGCGGTGA
- a CDS encoding acyl-CoA dehydrogenase family protein, with product MDFSPDEGQQAVADVVTSALERDNGWEALVSGGVIAFGVPERLGGDGLGLAEITTALTEIGRHGTVSPALATLGLGLIPLLDLATEEQQDRFLAGVAKGGVLSAALNEPGASLPDRPRTSLSGGKLTGTKIGVPFAAQADWLVVTTDGGVVVVSPTASGVTLTKTPTATHSDEYVVEFDDVSVPDGDVLAGAQPHRVNQLALAATGAFAAGLVAGALRLTADYVAKREQFGRPLSTFQTVAAQLAEVYIASRTISLAATSVVWRLVEGLDADDDLAVLGYWLTSQAPPVMQICHHLHGGMGMDITYPMDRYYSTIKDLTRLLGGPAHRLELVGV from the coding sequence GTGGACTTCAGTCCAGACGAGGGTCAGCAGGCCGTCGCCGACGTGGTGACGTCCGCGCTCGAGCGGGACAACGGCTGGGAGGCACTCGTCTCCGGCGGCGTCATCGCGTTCGGCGTTCCCGAGCGGCTCGGCGGTGATGGACTCGGCCTGGCCGAGATCACGACGGCGCTGACCGAGATCGGTCGGCACGGCACGGTGAGCCCGGCCCTCGCGACGCTGGGGCTCGGTCTCATTCCGCTGCTGGACCTGGCGACCGAGGAACAGCAGGACCGTTTCCTGGCGGGCGTCGCCAAGGGTGGCGTGCTGTCCGCCGCGCTCAACGAGCCGGGCGCGTCGCTACCGGATCGTCCGAGGACGTCGCTGTCCGGCGGCAAGCTCACCGGCACCAAGATCGGGGTTCCCTTTGCCGCGCAGGCGGATTGGCTCGTCGTCACGACTGACGGCGGAGTCGTCGTGGTGTCGCCGACGGCCAGCGGGGTGACGCTGACCAAGACCCCGACGGCCACTCACTCCGACGAGTACGTCGTGGAGTTCGACGACGTCTCCGTGCCCGACGGCGACGTGCTCGCGGGCGCGCAACCCCACCGGGTCAATCAGTTGGCACTAGCCGCGACGGGCGCGTTCGCGGCAGGCCTCGTCGCCGGGGCGCTGCGGCTGACGGCCGACTACGTGGCCAAGCGCGAACAGTTCGGGCGGCCGCTGTCGACGTTCCAGACCGTCGCCGCCCAGCTCGCCGAGGTCTACATCGCCTCGCGCACCATCTCGTTGGCCGCGACGTCGGTGGTCTGGCGGCTGGTCGAGGGCCTGGACGCCGACGACGACCTCGCCGTGCTGGGCTACTGGCTGACCTCGCAGGCGCCACCCGTGATGCAGATCTGCCATCACCTGCACGGCGGAATGGGCATGGACATCACCTATCCCATGGACCGCTACTACTCGACGATCAAGGACCTGACCCGGTTGCTCGGCGGGCCGGCGCATCGCCTCGAACTGGTGGGAGTCTAG
- a CDS encoding cytochrome P450, which produces MTSPNIPAEFDFLDSALNLERLPVEELAELRRTEPIHWVDVPRGTGGFGDKGYWLVAKHADVKEISRRSDVFGSSPDGAIPVWPDAMTREAIDLQKAVLLNMDAPQHTRLRKIISRGFTPRAIGRLEEELAQRAQNIVKTAAAAGGGDFVEQVSCELPLQAIAGLLGVPQEDRDKLFRWSNEMTAGEDPEYADVDPAQSSMELIMYAMAMADERGKNPTDDIVTTLVQADIDGEKLTDDEFGFFVIMLAVAGNETTRNSITHGMIALANNPDQWELYKRERPSTAADEIVRWATPVSAFQRTALQDVELGGVQIKKGQRVVLSYRSANFDEDVFEDPHTFNVLRDPNPHVGFGGSGAHFCIGANLARMTINMIFNAVADHMPDLKPIGEPERLRSGWLNGIKHWQVDYTGTSA; this is translated from the coding sequence ATGACCTCCCCCAATATCCCAGCTGAGTTCGACTTCCTCGACTCCGCCCTGAACCTCGAGCGGCTGCCGGTGGAGGAGCTGGCCGAACTGCGCAGGACCGAACCGATCCACTGGGTCGACGTGCCCCGCGGCACCGGCGGATTCGGCGACAAGGGTTACTGGCTGGTGGCCAAGCACGCCGACGTCAAGGAGATATCGCGGCGCAGCGACGTCTTCGGCAGCTCACCCGACGGCGCCATCCCGGTCTGGCCGGATGCGATGACGCGCGAGGCGATCGATCTGCAGAAGGCCGTGCTGCTCAACATGGACGCGCCGCAGCACACCCGGTTGCGCAAGATCATCTCCCGCGGCTTCACCCCGCGCGCGATCGGACGCCTGGAGGAGGAGCTCGCGCAGCGCGCGCAGAACATCGTCAAGACCGCCGCGGCTGCGGGCGGCGGGGACTTCGTCGAACAGGTGTCGTGCGAGCTGCCGCTGCAGGCCATCGCCGGTCTGCTCGGGGTGCCGCAGGAGGACCGCGACAAGCTCTTCCGCTGGTCCAACGAGATGACGGCCGGCGAAGACCCGGAGTACGCCGACGTGGACCCGGCGCAGTCGTCGATGGAACTGATCATGTACGCGATGGCGATGGCCGACGAGCGCGGCAAGAATCCGACCGACGACATCGTCACGACGCTGGTGCAGGCCGACATCGACGGGGAGAAGCTGACCGACGACGAGTTCGGCTTCTTCGTCATCATGCTCGCCGTCGCGGGCAACGAGACCACCCGTAACTCGATCACGCACGGGATGATCGCGCTGGCGAACAACCCCGATCAGTGGGAGCTCTACAAGCGGGAGCGCCCGTCGACGGCGGCCGACGAGATCGTCCGCTGGGCCACGCCGGTGTCGGCGTTCCAGCGCACCGCGCTGCAGGACGTCGAACTCGGGGGCGTGCAGATCAAGAAGGGGCAGCGGGTGGTGCTGTCCTACCGTTCGGCGAACTTCGACGAGGACGTCTTCGAGGACCCGCACACGTTCAACGTCCTTCGCGACCCGAATCCGCACGTCGGCTTCGGCGGCTCCGGTGCGCACTTCTGCATCGGCGCGAACCTCGCTCGCATGACGATCAACATGATCTTCAACGCGGTCGCCGATCACATGCCCGATCTCAAGCCCATCGGCGAGCCCGAGCGGTTACGGTCGGGTTGGCTCAACGGGATCAAGCACTGGCAGGTCGATTACACCGGCACGTCTGCCTAG
- a CDS encoding steroid 3-ketoacyl-CoA thiolase: MGNPVIVEATRSPIGRRKGWLSGLHATELLGATQRALVEKAGIDAGEVEQVIGGCVTQFGEQSNNISRVAWLVAGLPEHVGAMTVDCQCGSGQQANGLVAGLIAAGAIDVGIACGIEAMSRVGLGANAGPDRSIIRPASWDIDLPDQFTAAERIAKRRGISREDIDAFGLASQQKAKQAWAEGRFDREISPISAPVLDENKQPTSEYALVTRDQGLRDTTLEGLAALKPVLEGGIHTAGTSSQISDGAAAVLWMDEDKARALGLTPRARIVSQALVGSEPYYHLDGPVQSTAKVLEKAGMKMGDIDITEINEAFASVVLSWARVHEPDMATVNVNGGAIALGHPVGSTGSRLITTALHELERTDKSTALITMCAGGALSTGTIIERI; the protein is encoded by the coding sequence ATGGGTAACCCTGTCATCGTCGAAGCCACCCGCAGCCCCATCGGCCGGCGCAAGGGCTGGCTGTCCGGACTGCACGCCACCGAGTTGCTGGGTGCCACCCAGCGAGCGCTCGTCGAGAAGGCGGGGATAGACGCCGGAGAGGTCGAGCAGGTCATCGGCGGCTGTGTCACGCAGTTCGGCGAGCAGTCCAACAACATCTCCCGGGTGGCGTGGCTGGTAGCCGGTCTGCCCGAGCACGTGGGTGCGATGACGGTGGACTGCCAGTGCGGCAGCGGCCAGCAGGCCAACGGCCTGGTTGCCGGACTCATCGCCGCCGGCGCCATCGACGTCGGCATCGCGTGTGGCATCGAGGCGATGAGCCGCGTCGGCCTCGGCGCGAACGCAGGCCCCGACCGCAGCATCATCCGGCCCGCGTCGTGGGACATCGACCTGCCCGACCAGTTCACCGCCGCCGAGCGAATCGCCAAGCGGCGCGGCATCTCTCGCGAGGACATCGACGCGTTCGGCCTCGCGTCGCAGCAGAAGGCCAAGCAGGCGTGGGCCGAGGGTCGCTTCGACCGTGAGATCAGCCCGATCTCCGCGCCGGTGCTCGACGAGAACAAGCAGCCGACGTCCGAGTACGCGCTCGTCACCCGCGATCAAGGTCTGCGCGACACCACGCTCGAGGGTCTCGCCGCGCTAAAGCCGGTGTTGGAGGGCGGGATTCACACTGCGGGCACCTCGTCGCAGATCTCCGATGGCGCCGCCGCGGTGCTGTGGATGGACGAGGACAAGGCGCGCGCGCTCGGCCTGACCCCACGGGCCCGCATCGTCAGCCAGGCCCTCGTCGGCTCCGAGCCGTACTACCACCTCGACGGGCCCGTGCAATCGACGGCCAAGGTGCTCGAGAAGGCCGGGATGAAGATGGGCGACATCGACATCACCGAGATCAACGAGGCGTTCGCCTCCGTCGTGCTGTCCTGGGCCAGGGTGCACGAGCCCGACATGGCGACCGTCAACGTCAACGGTGGCGCGATCGCACTCGGCCATCCCGTCGGAAGCACCGGCAGCCGCCTCATCACCACCGCACTGCACGAGCTCGAGCGCACCGACAAGTCCACCGCGTTGATCACGATGTGCGCGGGTGGTGCGCTGTCGACCGGCACCATCATCGAGCGGATCTAG
- a CDS encoding nitroreductase family deazaflavin-dependent oxidoreductase, producing the protein MANPSRPLKPKQIESLNSAKVGTAIKWMSKAQTFVFKKTRGKVGNKFLKGTEVGILTTIGRKSGEPRDSPLLFLREGERIVLVASQGGRATNPMWYLNLVANPKVTFQTKDGTYSLTARDATDAERDEYWPKLDAMYPDFANYRSYTDRKIPIVICDP; encoded by the coding sequence ATGGCCAACCCGTCGCGCCCGCTCAAACCGAAGCAGATCGAGAGCCTGAACTCGGCGAAGGTCGGCACCGCCATCAAGTGGATGTCGAAGGCGCAGACCTTCGTCTTCAAGAAGACCAGGGGCAAGGTCGGCAACAAGTTCCTCAAGGGCACCGAGGTCGGCATCCTGACGACCATCGGCCGCAAGTCGGGCGAACCCCGCGACAGTCCGCTGCTGTTCCTGCGGGAGGGCGAGCGCATCGTGCTGGTCGCCTCGCAGGGCGGCCGAGCCACCAACCCGATGTGGTACCTCAACCTCGTCGCCAACCCGAAGGTCACGTTCCAGACCAAGGACGGCACGTACTCGCTCACGGCGCGCGACGCCACCGACGCCGAGCGCGACGAGTACTGGCCCAAGCTCGACGCGATGTATCCCGACTTCGCCAACTACCGCTCCTACACCGACCGCAAGATCCCGATCGTCATCTGCGACCCGTAG
- a CDS encoding nitroreductase family deazaflavin-dependent oxidoreductase, whose translation MSQLADRVRNSSVLAVALKYFSRAHIAVYQRTNGRLGAQLLWFPAALLTTTGRKSGQQRTTATLCLRDGERVILPASFGGRESNPAWYLNLKANPAVRVQVRDEHLSMTARDATDEERRRYWPVLIKMYPPYKGYRDATDRKIPLVVCEPA comes from the coding sequence ATGAGCCAACTCGCCGACCGCGTCCGCAACTCGTCGGTCCTGGCCGTCGCCCTGAAGTACTTCTCCCGCGCCCACATCGCGGTGTATCAGCGCACCAACGGCAGGCTCGGGGCACAGCTGCTGTGGTTCCCCGCCGCGCTGCTCACCACGACCGGCCGCAAGTCGGGTCAGCAGCGCACCACGGCGACGCTATGCCTGCGCGACGGCGAGCGGGTGATCCTGCCCGCGTCCTTCGGCGGCCGCGAGAGCAACCCGGCGTGGTACCTCAATCTGAAGGCGAATCCGGCTGTGCGGGTTCAGGTTCGCGACGAGCACCTGTCGATGACGGCGCGCGATGCGACCGACGAGGAGCGCAGGCGCTACTGGCCGGTGCTCATCAAGATGTACCCGCCGTACAAGGGGTATCGCGACGCCACCGATCGGAAGATCCCGCTCGTCGTGTGCGAGCCGGCCTAG
- a CDS encoding SDR family oxidoreductase, with product MGLLDGRVVIVTGSGGGIGRAHALAFAAEGARVVVNDIGVGLDGSPAGGGSAAQGVVDEITAAGGEAVANGANVADWAQAEGLIQAAVDAFGGLDVLVNNAGIVRDRMFANTSEEEFDAVTAVHLKGHFATMKHAAAYWRAQSKAGHAVDARIINTSSGAGLQGSVGQANYSAAKAGIAALTLVASAEMGRYGVTVNAIAPSARTRMTETVFADMMSTQDSAFDAMAPENVSPLVVWLGSVESRDVTGKVFEVEGGIIRVAEGWARGAEADKGARWDPAELGPVVTDLLAKSRTPLPVFGA from the coding sequence ATGGGCTTGCTGGACGGCCGAGTGGTCATCGTCACGGGATCGGGCGGCGGAATCGGGCGGGCGCACGCGCTGGCCTTCGCCGCCGAGGGGGCCCGCGTGGTGGTCAACGACATCGGCGTCGGCCTCGACGGGTCACCGGCCGGTGGCGGCAGTGCCGCGCAGGGCGTCGTCGACGAGATCACCGCGGCGGGAGGCGAAGCCGTCGCCAATGGCGCCAACGTGGCGGACTGGGCACAGGCCGAGGGTCTGATCCAGGCGGCGGTCGACGCGTTCGGCGGACTCGACGTGCTGGTCAACAACGCGGGCATCGTCCGCGACCGGATGTTCGCCAACACCAGTGAGGAGGAGTTCGACGCCGTCACCGCCGTACACCTCAAGGGCCACTTCGCGACGATGAAGCACGCCGCCGCCTACTGGCGCGCGCAGTCGAAGGCGGGTCACGCCGTCGACGCCCGCATCATCAACACCAGTTCCGGTGCCGGCCTGCAAGGCAGTGTGGGACAGGCGAATTACAGTGCGGCCAAGGCGGGCATCGCGGCGCTGACCCTGGTGGCGTCGGCCGAGATGGGCCGCTACGGCGTCACCGTCAACGCCATCGCCCCGTCGGCGCGGACCAGGATGACCGAGACGGTGTTCGCCGACATGATGTCCACCCAGGACTCCGCCTTCGACGCGATGGCACCGGAGAACGTCTCACCGCTGGTCGTGTGGTTGGGCAGCGTCGAGTCGCGCGACGTGACGGGAAAGGTGTTCGAGGTCGAGGGCGGCATCATCCGCGTCGCCGAGGGCTGGGCACGCGGGGCGGAGGCCGACAAGGGCGCGCGCTGGGATCCCGCCGAGCTGGGCCCCGTCGTCACCGACCTGCTGGCCAAGTCGCGGACGCCGCTGCCGGTGTTCGGCGCCTAG
- a CDS encoding SDR family oxidoreductase: MTNAADSGFNLRLQGRVVLVTGGVRGVGAGISAVFAHQGATVVTCARRPVDGSPYEFLPCDVRDDESVTTLVDTIVERHGRIDVVVNNAGGSPYVPAADASAKFSTKIIELNLLAPLSVSQHANAHMQNQAGGGSIVNVASVSGRRPTPGTAAYGAAKAGVESLTSTLAVEWGPKVRVNSLVVGMVETEQSELFYGDAESIAAISANVPLGRLATPADVGWAAAFLASDAASYISGASLEVHGGGEPPPYLATTTAIK; this comes from the coding sequence GTGACCAACGCCGCTGACAGTGGATTCAACCTGCGTTTGCAGGGCCGCGTCGTGCTGGTGACCGGCGGCGTTCGAGGGGTCGGCGCTGGCATCAGTGCGGTGTTCGCACATCAGGGTGCCACCGTGGTGACCTGCGCCCGACGCCCCGTCGACGGCTCGCCGTATGAGTTCCTGCCGTGCGACGTCCGCGACGACGAGTCGGTCACGACGCTCGTCGACACCATCGTCGAACGGCATGGCCGGATCGACGTCGTGGTCAACAACGCGGGCGGGTCGCCCTACGTGCCCGCCGCCGACGCCTCGGCGAAGTTCAGCACCAAGATCATCGAGCTCAATCTGCTTGCGCCGCTGTCGGTGTCGCAGCACGCCAACGCGCACATGCAGAACCAGGCCGGCGGCGGTTCGATCGTCAACGTCGCCAGCGTCAGCGGCCGCAGACCCACCCCGGGGACGGCGGCCTACGGTGCGGCCAAGGCCGGCGTCGAAAGTCTCACCAGCACACTGGCTGTCGAATGGGGGCCGAAGGTGCGGGTGAACTCACTCGTCGTGGGCATGGTCGAGACCGAGCAGTCCGAGCTGTTCTACGGCGACGCCGAGTCCATCGCCGCGATCTCGGCCAACGTCCCGCTCGGCCGACTCGCCACCCCGGCCGACGTCGGCTGGGCCGCAGCATTTCTCGCCAGCGACGCGGCGTCCTACATCAGCGGGGCGTCACTCGAGGTGCATGGCGGTGGCGAACCGCCGCCCTACCTCGCCACCACTACCGCCATCAAATAA